Part of the Shewanella eurypsychrophilus genome is shown below.
ACCATCGCTTTAGTAGGGCGTTCAGGTTCAGGTAAATCTACGATAGCAAGTCTTGTGACGCGTTTTTACACTGGGCTTGAAGAGGGCTCAATTGAGCTTGATGGTGTCAATATCGATGATTATGACTTGAAGTGCCTGAGAAATCAGGTGGCATTAGTCTCTCAACAAGTGACATTATTTAATGACTCTATTGCCAACAATATCTCATATGCTTATCCCGGTGAGGTGACAAGGGAGCAGATTATAGAAGCTGCAACTCTTGCCCATGCTATGGAGTTTGTTGAGTTATTACCAGAAGGGTTAGATACCCAAGTCGGTGAAAATGGTGTTTTACTTTCTGGTGGACAGAGACAAAGAATAGCCATTGCGCGGGCTATTTTACGTAACTCACCTGTATTAATCCTCGATGAAGCCACATCAGCATTAGATACAGAGTCTGAGAAGGCCATTCAGTTAGGCTTAGATAACTTACGTCACAATAGAACTTCGATAGTGATTGCTCACCGACTTTCAACCATAGAATCTGCGGATCAAATACTCGTCATTGATCAAGGTAGAGTCGTTGAGCGAGGCGACCATCAGTCTCTTATCGCTAAAAAGGGTATCTATTCTAATCTGTATAACATGCAGTTTAGCAATTAATTTATGCAAGAGTTTGTCAATAAAGTTTGGTATCCGAACAAAAATACGCCTCTTGCATATAAAGTGTTTAAGCGCCTTTTGTTACCATTATCTCTACTTTTCTGGTTAGTCAGTGGTGTTAGGCGCGTCTTGTTTAAATGTGGGATAAAGCAAACTTTCGCATTGCCTGTGCCGGTTATTATCGTCGGCAATATTACGGTTGGCGGCAGTGGTAAAACACCCATGGTTATTTTTCTTATTGAATTAATGAGAAAACATGGCTTGAAACCTGGGGTGATCAGTCGAGGCTATGGTGTTGAATTTGAGGGTGTGAAAAGCGTTGAGCGCCATATGTCGGCTGCTGAAGTGGGTGATGAGCCTGCTATGATTGTTGCAAGAACGGCTGTACCTATGGTGATTGGCGCTGACAGAGTTAAGGCCGCGAAAGCCTTGATTCATTCTGGGCAGGTTGATGTCATCATTAGTGACGATGGTTTGCAGCATTATCGTCTTGAGCGAGATATTGAACTCTTGATCCTTGATGGAGAACGACGTTTTGGCAATGAAATGTTATTGCCTTCCGGTCCGCTAAGAGAAGGGGTGTGGCGCGCTAAGCATGTTGATTTCACCATAGTAAATGGAAAGGCTCATGATGGAGAATTTCAGATGAGTCTGCAGCCTCAAGCTATTCAGCCAGTTTCCGCTTCAGGCAATGGCACTTTTGTACCATGCCCTGTGGTCGCTGTTGCTGGGATAGGCAATCCTCAACGCTTTTTTAATACATTGCATGAGCAGGGGCATACTTTAACTAAATGTCATGAGTTTGAAGACCATCAAAAGTTTACGCTTGAATTACTCACTCAAGTGGCAGGCGAACAAACCATTTTAATGACAGAAAAAGATGCGGTTAAGTGTCGCGATTTTGCAAAAGATAACTGGTGGTATTTAGCTGTTGATGCCAAGCTACCGACAAAATTTGAAGTGAACCTCATGGATAAACTCCATCGAGTTATTGTTGAAAAAGAAGGAAAATCAGATGGCGTTTGATAAAAAACTATTAGAAATTGTTGCTTGCCCGGTCTGTAAAGGCAAACTGGATTACGATAAAGCCAAACAACAATTGATCTGTAAAGCTGACCGATTGGCCTATGCCATCAACGATGGGATCCCAGTTTTATTGGAAAATATGGCTGAACCATGGAAAGATGAAGCGTAAGCTGTAGCTTAATGAATAAACGCTCCTGTAGGGAGCGTTTTTCATAGTAGTAGTGTTTATATCTGCTTGGCCTACTCATTTTTACTTCCTCTTGCTTAAAGCTGACTTCAGCTTCATTTTTATTTTGATTCGCTTATTGTCCTCACTTAAAAGCCCATTTACACTGCAACTCCTCTATAACTAAAATTATAAAAATCAATAAGGGATATATTGTGAAAAGAGCTATTTTTACATCATTTTGTTGTTATCTTTTTTTGTCAGCCCAACCTGTCATATCGGCACAACACGTCTTCGACTTTGATATAAAACAGTATAAAGAAGATACAAAAATACTCGCCAGTGATGAGTTTGGCGGAAGGGCGCCTTTATCTGCTGGAGAAAGGTTAACGCTAGATTATCTGGTTAACTCTTTTAAAGATATCGGTCTAGAGCCTGGCTATAAAGGTGACTATTTACAAGCTGTCCCACTGGCAGAAATTAATGCCGATCAAGATATGACTCTTGCTATCGATGGAATGACATTTATCTCAGGTGATCAGTTTACAGCCAGAACCCAGAGGATCATTGATCACGTTGAACTCAAAGACAGCGATTTGGTATTTGTGGGCTATGGTATTAATGCACCTGAGTATGGCTGGAATGATTACAGTGGGATTAACGTAAAAGGAAAAACGGTCATTGTTTTAGTCAATGATCCAGGCTTTGCCACTCAAGATGATAACGTGTTTAAAGGCAACGCTATGACTTATTACGGTCGCTGGACATACAAGTATGAAGAGGCAGCCAGACAAGGCGCTGCAGCTGTTTTCATCGTTCATGAAACAGCACCAGCA
Proteins encoded:
- a CDS encoding Trm112 family protein — encoded protein: MAFDKKLLEIVACPVCKGKLDYDKAKQQLICKADRLAYAINDGIPVLLENMAEPWKDEA
- the lpxK gene encoding tetraacyldisaccharide 4'-kinase — its product is MQEFVNKVWYPNKNTPLAYKVFKRLLLPLSLLFWLVSGVRRVLFKCGIKQTFALPVPVIIVGNITVGGSGKTPMVIFLIELMRKHGLKPGVISRGYGVEFEGVKSVERHMSAAEVGDEPAMIVARTAVPMVIGADRVKAAKALIHSGQVDVIISDDGLQHYRLERDIELLILDGERRFGNEMLLPSGPLREGVWRAKHVDFTIVNGKAHDGEFQMSLQPQAIQPVSASGNGTFVPCPVVAVAGIGNPQRFFNTLHEQGHTLTKCHEFEDHQKFTLELLTQVAGEQTILMTEKDAVKCRDFAKDNWWYLAVDAKLPTKFEVNLMDKLHRVIVEKEGKSDGV